In Carya illinoinensis cultivar Pawnee chromosome 6, C.illinoinensisPawnee_v1, whole genome shotgun sequence, a single genomic region encodes these proteins:
- the LOC122312617 gene encoding uncharacterized protein LOC122312617, whose product MKLLSWNARGLGNPRGIRTLCDLVQREALDVLFLQETRLKAHEFEVCKFKLGFVNCLVVDCVGRKGGPAMLWGRELSLSISSYSQCHIDAYVEDFSVHGVWYRAGVYGFPEVGQRHRTWDMLRLLSRHRGEAWIVFGDFNEILHPHEKCGGRPRMEWQISAFRQALTDCCLRDLGFKGNRFTWSNRQGGSRCTNERLDRAVVNQSWLNFFPNAMVIHGVVAYSNHVPIWVSSAGEGVPSRVKRQFRFEEMWVGEKACEDIIKSTWLRGESSNSMDVVISHIKECGTRLDVWNKSCFGNVQQQLTRARKHSELLSNSDPLGEFIPEHNQAREEFHKWLERDELMWRQRSKSLFASSNPSSSTSFLEGLQGRVTSDMNAELSQHYTAAEIAAVLQALNSGSFPSSLNHTYLTLIPKTKCPAVVADYQPISLCNVVYKLIFKVIANRLKKVLPFIIGDSQSAFALGRLITDNVLIAYELIHFLKHKKRGNQGYMSLKLDMSKAYDRVEWCFLRKVMEMLGFESGFISLVMYCVQTVSFSVLVNGEPKGPIFPSRGLRQGDPLSLYLFLFCTEGLSCLLNQAGLRQDIYGLRICRNAPTINHLLLANDSVIFCKASVAENRRVQDVLAIYESCSGQKINKEKTSMVFSCKVGLDLQEEIHHLWGNDEIQQYEKYLGLPPIVGRSKTRAFQSIKQRV is encoded by the exons ATGAAGCTGTTAAGCTGGAAtgcccgtgggcttgggaacccacggggcATTCGAACTCTCTGTGATTTGGTGCAGAGAGAAGCTCTCGATGTCCTGTTTTTACAAGAAACGAGGCTGAAAGCTCATGAATTCGAGGTATGTAAATTCAAACTTGGTTTTGTTAATTGCTTGGTTGTTGATTGTGTTGGTCGAAAAGGGGGTCCGGCTATGTTGTGGGGTCGGGAATTGTCTCTGTCAATTAGTAGCTATTCTCAGTGTCATATTGATGCATATGTGGAGGATTTTTCTGTTCATGGTGTGTGGTATCGTGCGGGTGTGTATGGGTTCCCGGAGGTGGGCCAGCGTCACCGAACGTGGGATATGTTACGGCTTTTAAGTCGTCATCGGGGTGAGGCCTGGATTGTGTTTGGTGATTTTAACGAAATTTTGCACCCCCATGAGAAGTGTGGTGGACGGCCTAGGATGGAATGGCAGATCTCCGCATTTCGACAGGCTCTTACTGATTGTTGTTTACGGGATTTGGGATTCAAAGGTAATAGGTTTACCTGGTCCAACCGGCAGGGTGGTAGTCGATGTACTAATGAACGTTTAGATCGTGCTGTTGTTAACCAGTCATGGTTAAATTTTTTCCCAAATGCTATGGTTATTCATGGTGTGGTGGCCTATTCTAACCATGTTCCAATCTGGGTTAGTAGTGCAGGGGAGGGGGTTCCATCTCGGGTTAAACGCCAGTTTCGTTTTGAGGAGATGTGGGTTGGTGAGAAGGCATGTGAGGATATCATTAAGTCCACGTGGCTCCGTGGCGAAAGTAGTAATTCTATGGATGTGGTCATCTCACATATTAAGGAATGTGGTACTCGTTTGGATGTGTGGAATAAATCCTGTTTTGGCAATGTGCAGCAGCAACTAACCCGGGCTCGCAAACATTCGGAACTACTCTctaattctgatcctcttggtGAATTTATTCCGGAACATAATCAGGCTCGCGAGGAGTTTCACAAGTGGTTAGAACGAGATGAATTGATGTGGAGGCAACGATCAAAG TCTCTTTTTGCTAGTTCCAATCCTAGCAGCTCTACTAGTTTTCTGGAAGGTCTTCAGGGCCGTGTCACTTCTGATATGAATGCAGAACTGAGTCAGCATTATACAGCAGCTGAGATT GCTGCTGTTCTTCAGGCTCTCAATTCAGGTTCCTTTCCTTCCTCCCTTAACCATACATATCTCACTCTAATTCCAAAGACTAAATGCCCTGCTGTGGTTGCTGATTATCAGCCAATTAGCTTGTGTAATGTTGTTTATAAGcttatttttaaagttattgCGAACCGTTTGAAGAAAGTGCTTCCTTTTATTATTGGGGATTCTCAAAGTGCTTTTGCTCTGGGTCGTTTGATTACGGATAATGTATTAATTGCCTATGAGTTAATACACTTCCTAAAACACAAGAAGCGGGGGAATCAAGGGTATATGTCTTTGAAActggatatgagtaaggcttacGACCGGGTGGAATGGTGTTTTCTTCGAAAGGTGATGGAAATGTTGGGCTTTGAGTCGGGTTTTATTTCTCTTGTGATGTACTGTGTTCAAACTGTATCTTTTTCAGTTTTGGTTAATGGTGAACCCAAAGGACCTATTTTCCCATCTCGGGGgctgagacaaggggaccctttgTCCCTCTATCTCTTTCTATTTTGTACGGAGGGGCTATCTTGTTTGTTAAATCAGGCTGGTCTACGACAGGATATTTATGGTCTGAGAATTTGTAGAAATGCCCCAACTATAAATCATTTGCTTTTAGCGAATGATAGTGTTATTTTTTGTAAGGCTTCGGTGGCTGAAAACAGAAGGGTACAAGATGTGTTAGCCATTTATGAAAGCTGTTCGGGCCAGAAAATTAACAAGGAAAAAACATCTATGGTCTTTAGTTGTAAAGTGGGGTTGGACCTTCAGGAAGAGATCCATCATTTATGGGGCAATGATGAAATCCAGCAGTATGAGAAGTATCTGGGCTTACCCCCTATTGTTGGTCGATCCAAAACCCGGGCATTTCAATCTATCAAGCAGCGAGTGTGA